From one Mytilus trossulus isolate FHL-02 chromosome 10, PNRI_Mtr1.1.1.hap1, whole genome shotgun sequence genomic stretch:
- the LOC134687051 gene encoding pre-mRNA-processing factor 17-like isoform X1, with protein MLALQQYSSDEDNSDHENKDRLEDLTAHLRPINQQNAISSTIQLKAAPEIFTKDDIQVNRHLDSTTIEVKYNPKYEELFAPEIGPGNPFKTQQMLAPRNMMSGFAEPAHISDFQFDNQRKTFTSYGYAIDPSVDNVVAEAKLVGDASKSDDNKGKTVFELTQKRPEDKRKRQRNDDSSDIEGYLGPWGKFVDEKTVMKPNEEEKKELDEILAKRSKTGKQTEEKVSEEKTTLHVKDAYDYQGRSFLCPPQDVGINLKSDEPPEKCFLPKKLIHTWTGHTKGVATIKWFPKSGHLILSCGMDSKLKIWEVYNDRRLVRTYSGHKQAVRDACFNNSGTEFLSCAYDRFCKLWDTETGECKARFTSKKVPYCIRFNPDEDKQHLFVAGTSDKKIICWDIRSGEIVQEYDRHLGAVNALEFVDQNRRFVSTSDDKSMRIWEWGIPVDFKYIADPSMHSMPAIKLSPNGKWLACQSMDNKICIFNVLNRFKYMRKKLFTGHMVAGYACQPDFSPDMSYVISGDADGKLYVWDWKTTKLYTKFKAHDDVCSTVLWHPHETSKVASCGWDGVIKYWD; from the exons gaTGATATCCAAGTTAACAGACATTTAGATTCAACAACTATTGAAGTCAAGTATAATCCTAAATATGAAGAACTTTTTGCACCAGAG ATTGGTCCTGGTAACCCCTTCAAAACACAACAGATGTTGGCCCCTAGAAACATGATGTCAGGGTTTGCAGAGCCTGCCCATATCAGTGACTTTCAGTTTGACAACCAGAGGAAGACATTCACTAGTTATG GATATGCCATTGATCCATCTGTAGATAATGTCGTAGCAGAAGCAAAACTGGTTGGTGATGCTTCTAAATCAGATGACAACAAAG GTAAAACTGTTTTTGAGCTGACACAAAAGAGGCCTGAGGACAAAAGGAAGAGACAGAGAAATGATGATTCTTCAGACATAGAGGGCTACTTAGGTCCATGGGGCAAGTTTGTCGACGAGAAAACTGTTATGAAACCAAATGAG GAAGAAAAGAAGGAACTTGATGAAATACTTGCAAAGAGAAGTAAAACAGGAAAACAGACTGAAGAAAAAGTATCAGAAGAGAAGACAACTCTTCATG ttaaaGATGCTTATGACTACCAAGGGAGATCATTCTTGTGCCCACCACAGGATGTTGGTATAAATCTAAAATCAGACGAACCACCAGAAAAATGTTTCTTGCCAAAGAAATTAATCCACACCTGGACAGGTCATACAAAGGGTGTCGCTACCATAAAATGGTTCCCAAAATCTGGTCACTTAATTTTATCGTGTGGTATGGATTCAAAATTAAAG atatgGGAAGTATATAATGACCGTAGACTAGTCAGAACATACAGTGGACATAAACAGGCTGTTCGTGATGCATGTTTTAATAACTCAGGGACAGAATTCCTTAGCTGTGCTTATGACAGATTCTGTAAACTTTGGGATACGGAAACAG GGGAATGTAAGGCAAGATTTACCAGTAAGAAAGTGCCTTATTGTATAAGGTTCAATCCAGATGAAGATAAACAACATTTGTTTGTGGCTGGTACTTCAGACAAGAAAATTATCTGC TGGGATATAAGGTCAGGTGAAATAGTTCAAGAATACGACAGACATTTAGGTGCAGTAAATGCTTTAGAATTTGTTGATCAAAACAGAAGATTTGTGTCAACATCAGACGACAAAAGTATGAGAATTTGGGAATG GGGAATTCCtgtagattttaaatacattgcTGATCCATCTATGCATTCTATGCCTGCTATTAAACTGTCAccaaatg GAAAATGGTTAGCATGTCAATCTATGGATAACAAGATCTGTATATTTAATGTACTGAACAGATTTAAATACATGAGAAAGAAACTTTTTACTGGTCATATG GTAGCAGGTTATGCTTGTCAACCAGATTTTTCTCCAGATATGAG tTATGTGATATCAGGAGATGCTGATGGAAAACTTTATGTATGGGActggaaaacaacaaaactttATACAAAATTCAAAGCTCATGATGATGTGTGCTCCACTGTGTTGTGGCATCCTCATGAGACATCAAAAGTGGCATCCTGCGGATGGGATGGTGTTATAAAATACTGGGACTGA